A stretch of DNA from Arthrobacter globiformis:
GCCACGATGGACGGCTACGACTTCACCCGGCTCATCACCGACGCCGGCATTTCTGCGGCGGACAAGGCCGCGTTCGAGGCCCGCGGCACCGAAGTGATCGTTGCCGGCGCCTAGAAGATCACCGGCGGGGCGTCCAGCACCGTTGCGTCCACCCTCCGGTCCACCCACTGGGTAAAGGGCGTGTCGAGTTCGTACTTGCCCAGGCTGTTGCGCACCAGCATGCGGACTTCGGCGTTTTCGGGGTTGTTCAGCGACTCGAAATACTCCACCGACCAGTGGAACCAGCGCATGCAGAACAGGCGCATGGTCAGCCCGTGCGTGACCAGCAGGGCGTTGGGGGAGTAGTCCGGCTTGGACCAGTGCCGGTACAGGGTTTCCATGAAGGACGAGATCCGGTCGTAAACGTCGGAGCCTGACTCGCCCTCCCGGAAACGGTAGAAGAAGTGGCCGTAGGCGTTGCGGAGTTCCTTCTGGTCCTCGATGTCGCCGGAAATCTGGAAGTTGGCCCAGTCCTGCTCGCGCAGCCGCGGCTCCTCGATCACCCGCTCCGTCAGGGCGCCAAGGTTCAGCGCCTCGAGGGTCTGGTAGGCGCGCAGGTACGGAGACACGTAGACGCTCACCTGCCGTCCGTCCAGCTCCCGGCGGATGCGCTCCCCGGCGGCCTTCGCCTGCTCCAGCCCGAGCTCCGTCAGCGGAATCCGGTAGTCGGGCACCCTGTTGTAGATGGAGGTGTCCGCGTTGGCCGCCGACTGGCCGTGCCGGATCATGATGATTTTCCCGGGAGCGCTCATAGTTTCCCAGCATAGGGTCAGCCCGCAGCCGGACAGGAACCGACTGGCCAGCAGGAAGCGAACGGCAGGAGTCGGCAGGCTGACAGGAAAGTACCAGCAGGTACAGGCAAGATAGGAACATGTTGGTTCCCTCCCGCCGTCGGCTGCGGTTC
This window harbors:
- a CDS encoding histidine phosphatase family protein — encoded protein: MSAPGKIIMIRHGQSAANADTSIYNRVPDYRIPLTELGLEQAKAAGERIRRELDGRQVSVYVSPYLRAYQTLEALNLGALTERVIEEPRLREQDWANFQISGDIEDQKELRNAYGHFFYRFREGESGSDVYDRISSFMETLYRHWSKPDYSPNALLVTHGLTMRLFCMRWFHWSVEYFESLNNPENAEVRMLVRNSLGKYELDTPFTQWVDRRVDATVLDAPPVIF